A DNA window from Brassica napus cultivar Da-Ae chromosome C1, Da-Ae, whole genome shotgun sequence contains the following coding sequences:
- the LOC106374148 gene encoding uncharacterized protein LOC106374148, with translation MNVPSHDQGSDLYSWTIEGLKLQHFSSSKTWSVIRERQPAHPWFQAVWFKGHTPKHAFNMWVAVQDRLPIRTRLVSWGMLIPTSCCLCSVSDETRDHLFVDCPYIKILWGLMLRKLSGSLISFTSWTQLLGWSSSDSTTSPRTLRSIAVQATIYHTWTERNNRVYRSQTLSASDLFRLVDRTIRNTISARKTRKEFKNLMVLWLI, from the coding sequence ATGAATGTTCCTTCTCATGACCAAGGATCGGATCTCTATTCTTGGACAATAGAAGGACTGAAACTTCAACATTTCTCCTCCTCCAAAACTTGGAGTGTAATAAGAGAAAGGCAACCTGCCCATCCATGGTTTCAGGCGGTTTGGTTTAAAGGGCACACTCCTAAGCATGCCTTCAACATGTGGGTCGCTGTTCAGGACAGATTACCAATTCGTACCAGACTAGTGTCTTGGGGAATGCTAATTCCAACCTCTTGCTGCTTATGCTCGGTCTCAGATGAAACAAGAGATCATCTCTTTGTAGACTGTCCTTATATCAAGATTCTATGGGGCTTGATGCTTAGAAAACTCTCTGGATCATTGATCTCTTTCACTTCTTGGACGCAGTTACTTGGTTGGTCCTCCTCGGACTCCACAACCTCACCGCGAACTCTAAGAAGCATCGCTGTCCAAGCCACCATATACCACACTTGGACTGAAAGAAACAACAGGGTCTACAGGAGTCAGACGCTATCCGCCTCTGATCTTTTCCGGCTCGTTGACAGAACGATAAGAAACACAATCTCTGCTCGTAAGACCAGAAAGGAATTCAAGAACCTCATGGTCCTTTGGTTGATATAG
- the LOC111212731 gene encoding pectinesterase-like: MVLAAFIFLLLTIGEGSLEASPFRASLLQTVEVHSKLIGLPTTLASSDESVNVGLKLCDEMIIDSLDSLKETVQSLHGFGELLTDTQKDELRGKLSYALVDHDTCLDAFEELDFSTYRRNEDVIKTLKDSLRKGRQLVSKCLRLLSKGLPKLDERSFPYWFGPDDQKSLLMCQWIPNVTVASDGTGDFLTISEAVVKVPESGSSKFVIHVKGGFYPENVILPPKKSNVVMFGDGNTKTIVSASLNRLDNPLFTTFQTATFYSSYSTVRGRGFVAMDMKFVNTAGPEKNQAVAFHSTSTFSVMYRCTFEGFQDTLYAHAGDQFYRECDIVGTVDFIFGYSAAIFQSCNILSRKPLPNQINTITAQAASDQFAKSGFVIVNSTIGPYLGEHFTTYLGRPWKPFATVLVMKTYLGDIVEPRGWIAWNKEAPPTTLRYGEFKNSGPGSGLGSRVNWTGYEPSMTDAEAQKYSVDIFINQDGWLNKTCIPYDRYV, from the exons ATGGTTCTAGCAGCCTTCATCTTCCTGCTCTTGACTATTGGAGAAGGATCGTTGGAGGCTTCCCCCTTCAgagcttctcttcttcaaacAGTCGAAGTACATTCAAAGCTCATAGGTTTACCAACAACCTTGGCATCATCCGATGAATCTGTTAACGTGGGGTTGAAGCTATGCGATGAGATGATCATCGATTCTTTGGATAGTTTGAAGGAGACGGTCCAAAGTCTTCACGGTTTTGGGGAGCTTTTGACAGATACTCAAAAAGACGAGCTACGGGGGAAATTGTCGTATGCTTTAGTCGATCACGACACTTGTTTGGATGCTTTTGAGGAGTTAGATTTCTCAACCTATCGGAGGAACGAAGACGTGATTAAGACACTGAAAGACTCGTTGAGGAAAGGGAGGCAACTAGTGAGCAAATGCTTACGTCTCTTATCCAAAGGCTTACCCAAACTAGATGAAAGGAGTTTCCCGTACTGGTTTGGTCCTGACGACCAGAAGTCTCTTCTAATGTGTCAGTGGATTCCCAATGTCACAGTGGCTAGTGATGGAACAGGAGATTTTCTAACCATCAGTGAGGCCGTGGTGAAAGTTCCCGAAAGTGGGAGCTCGAAATTCGTGATCCACGTCAAGGGAGGTTTCTACCCTGAAAACGTGATCTTGCCGCCAAAGAAGAGCAATGTGGTTATGTTTGGAGATGGGAATACGAAGACCATTGTCTCCGCTAGCTTGAATAGGCTGGACAATCCTCTGTTCACAACGTTTCAGACAGCAACTTTCT ATTCCTCTTACTCAA CGGTTCGTGGAAGAGGTTTTGTGGCAATGGATATGAAGTTCGTCAACACCGCCGGACCGGAAAAGAACCAAGCGGTGGCTTTTCATTCCACGTCTACCTTCTCCGTCATGTACCGGTGCACCTTCGAAGGCTTCCAGGACACATTGTACGCACACGCCGGCGACCAATTCTATCGAGAATGCGATATCGTCGGAACCGTGGACTTCATCTTCGGCTATTCAGCTGCCATCTTCCAGAGCTGTAACATCCTCTCAAGAAAGCCACTTCCGAATCAAATCAATACTATTACGGCGCAGGCTGCCTCGGATCAGTTTGCCAAGTCCGGGTTTGTGATTGTTAACAGCACCATCGGTCCATACCTAGGGGAACATTTCACAACATATCTTGGAAGGCCGTGGAAGCCGTTTGCGACTGTTCTGGTTATGAAGACGTATCTCGGGGACATAGTTGAGCCTAGAGGTTGGATCGCCTGGAATAAGGAAGCACCCCCTACGACGCTGAGGTATGGAGAGTTCAAGAACTCTGGACCGGGTTCGGGTCTGGGAAGCCGTGTAAACTGGACCGGGTATGAACCCAGTATGACGGACGCAGAGGCGCAAAAGTACTCCGTTGATATCTTCATCAACCAAGATGGTTGGTTGAACAAAACTTGCATCCCTTATGACCGTTATGTATGA